In Flavobacterium hankyongi, the genomic window GTTTGATAAAATACACATCGTCTCCAAATTTGTCATGCTCAAATACTCCGCAAAATAATTAGATAGTCATAGATTAGTTGACTTACTACTGATGTTAACTTCTTTTTAATGCTTACATTGAATTTTATTGAAGCCAACAGACAAAGCATTTGTTTAGCAGATTAACAACAATCGATACTCTCCTTCATTTTCTTTTGGTATTCTATGAATACAAGGTACTACTTGCTGGTTGGGATGATCTACAGCCAGTCTCCAAATGTGTCCATTACCTAAGTTAATAGGTGCTGCACCCTCATGAGCCTGATAATGTAAGTCGAAATAAATCTCTTTCAAAAAGTTTTCAAATTCTTCAGGAGGGCCATCGTGTAGTTTTTCTAGTTTTGCTCTAATTTCTGGAATTAGAACCTTTTGCGTGACTTGTGCATTAGGAATGATATCATTAGCCGCTCCATGATAGGTACATAAAAAAGTATCTGTGGCAATGGGTGAACGATCGACATGAAACGAATACACATCAGTCGATATGAAATCAAATTCATCATCGCGCTCATAACACTTCAATAAATTAAGCGTTGGCGAAGCGCCAAAATCACTTAATAATTGTAAATCATTTAAAATTATTTCACGAGCAAGATTCCCTTTTTTGGTTAGATTTAGTGCGGTTAGATCTTCGGGAGTAACTACGGTTATATTTTCTTTTAGGCGTAATAGGGAAACAATCTCTTTAAAATCGCCCTCTAAATTCCTGTGCAACATAGTGCATTTGTCTCTCCCTTGAAGTCAGTAGCTACAAGCGCAGAGAAATTGGATACTATCCCAATTTGGTTGCTGTATAAAAGGAAGGATTCATATTAGTAAAAAGCGAGTTTTTTTACGCTACAAAAATATACGCTACAAATCAGTTACAGCAAATGTAGCAGGATAAACTTTTCAACAAGATTCTTGTTAGTGTCAAGGCACGGATTACAAATCCGCACTATCAGGTTAATTTTATTCATCATATTTTAATTACAGTCTTTTAGTATGATTGTATCATTTTCAAAAATCAATCCAATATCTCCTTTTATCGTTTTTTCTATTTCTTCCTTACTCCATTTACGGTGTTCAATCTTGTAATTATTAAAACTTCTATTGGCATCAAAAAAACTAGTTAATATTTTGAAATCATATAGCCCATCTTCTTTTTTAATTGTTTTAAAAAAAACAAAATAATCTCTAAATTCTTTTTTTATTGAATAAAAGAATACTCTCTTCAATTGATTATTATCAATCTTCTTTTGTAGTTCATAATCATTAATTGTAGTATTAATATTTATGACTGAGGTCACTAAGGATTCTTTTTGAGATATGTATTCTATCTTATTTAAACATGTTTTTTTTTGACTCTTGACAACCAAAAAGAGTAATAATTATTAAAATGATAATAATATTTATCCTTATACCAACCATTCTTAATTTTCTTTTACCAATACAAATTCTTTTAAGTTATAAGTTAACGTTTCCTTATTTTCAAAATAAACATTAACCTTGCCTTTATTCAGTTGGCATTTTTTTGTTTGAAATTTTAAAAAATTAGATGGTAGGTCTTTCGCAAGTAAAATTTTATTATTTCTGTTATATAGGTATATAATATTATTTTTTAGAAAAGCACAAAAATCATTTTCTGAAGGTTCAACAATCTCAATCTCATATTCATTTATGTCAATTCTATTACCTTTATTATCTAAGTTACATAAAATTGAACTTCTATAATTAAACCCAGTTCCTTGAGATAAGACAATGTAGTCTTCGTGTTTAAATAGTATTTTAGGAATCATACCATTAGGGGAACTGCAATCGAAGCTAAAATTAAGAGTATCAATCACATTGTTTAATTTTATCTCAATACCGTATTGTTTTTCTTTTAAAGATATGTATTTCACATAGTCATTATCCTTAAAAATGGTATCTTTTACTGTCGTACAGTCATGAATATCAATTCCTTTTGTGACCTCACTATGTTTGACCTCTTTTGGATTGTCTTTATCATTCTGAATATTTTTTTTACATCCGATAAAGATGAAAACTATTGCTATAAAAGTGTACTTAATACTTACCATTGAAATTTATATTAGGTTTTACAATATCATATTGAATACAGGGTGAGAATCCACTATTTCTGCCATTGACTGTACTCGTACCAATGGCAAAATTTGTTGGGTTAGGGGCCCAAAATATGGTGCCTCCGTATGTGGCAGATGATGAATATAATGACATTCCTTTGTAATTGCCAGATGTAGCTAAATGAACACCTGCTGATAAACTATTTGTAGGGTTGTATTTGCTATATGCTGAATGACCAAGGAAAGTATTTAAATGATTAGTATTTATATTTAATCGTGCCGTTCTCGCTTTTATATGGTCAAAACCATTTTTTGCAAAATCAAAACCATCCCAACGTAATGCCCCATTTGAATAATCACGTCCTCCCATCACTGCATTCAAAGCTGCTTGCATTCCAGATTCAGCATTATTATTATATTTAGTAGAATTTCCTCCATTTCCATAACCATATATTCCTTCAGTTTGAAGTGTAGATGAAACAGTTTTTGTTTTTATAATTTGATAAATTAACTATTGTTGAAGCAATAGCAAAAGATTCTTTCCAATTTCCACTCGATTCTTCTGCAACTGTATTTGCTAGTTGATTTAAAACAGAATTTGAAACACTTAGTTCTTTTGCGTTTTTAAAAGAACCATCTGAATTAATACCATCCGCAAAATATGCTTTGTCATCATTCTTACCATCACTACCTAAATGATTCCCATTTTTATCATAATAATCTCCAGGAGGGGCAGCTTCAAAATTTTTCATCATTTTTGCATCAAAACCATCAGCGGTTTGCTGTCTGAAAAGGGAGGGTTCATAGTAGTAAAAAGCGAATTTCTTTTTTTGCTACAAAAATATACGAGACAAATAGTTTCAGCAAATATAGCAGGATAAACTTTTTCTAACAAGATTGTTGTTAGTGTCAAGGCACGGATTATAAATCCGCGCCATCGGGGTACTATCCCAATTTGGTTGCTGTATAAAAGGAAGGATTCATAATAGTAAAAAGCGAGTTTCTTTTTTGCGCTACAAAATTACAGGATACAAGCCAGTTATGGCAAACTTATCACGATACACTTTTTCAATAAGATTCTTGTTGTTATTGTCAAGGAGCGGATGTCTTAAGCTGTTGCTGTGCTCGAGTGTAAATGCGCGTTATCGGGAGACTTTATTTTATTTTATTTAAAACAGTTAATAATTTTGGTATTTTATCAACCTGTGTTTCTGTCCAGAAAGTATAATTTAAAATTTTATCATTGTCATAACTATTTAATTTAATTGTGATTTTTCTGGTTTTTTCGTAAATGAAATATGAGAAAGTCATTTCTTTTGCTTTAAATATAAATTCTGATGATTTATCTTTAAACTTAAGTTCTAAATTTGGGACAACATTTTTTTCAACAAAAGTTATAAATTCTTCAATCTCATCGATTCCTACCCATGCTGTTTTAAATATATCTGGATTTTTAATGTACATATCGAGTTGTAAAGCATTAACTTTTTCACCGCTTTTAAGATCTATAACTTCAATAGGATAAAAATTTACATATTCACCAATTCCCGATTTAAATTCAGCTATTGTTGTCCAATCTTTGTTTATGCGTGTGAACTGAGCTTTTTCAATAAATTTTCTTGTTGATGATTCTATATTTTCCTTTTGAGAGTAAGACAGAAGCGAAAATAAGATTAGGATTAGACTGAATGATTTTTTCATTTATGTTTAATTTTATATTAGTGTTGTCATTTTCTATTTAGATATATATTTTTCCATTATTCCGCTAGGCATTGTTGGTGCAGAATCCTCTTTTAAGAGACCAGTATCAGAACGACTGAATAACGATTGTAAAATTAACTGCCTATCGTTGTCTGATACCGAAGTATCATGCTTTAAAGCTAAATAGAAGTGTGTAAGTTGTTCTCTTTCCTCAGCATCTCGAGATAAATGATAAGAACTAAATGTCAGTCTTGCCAAAATTCTTATGCAAAATGCCAATAATGAGACAATTGTAATTAAAATAATTGACCATTTAATTCCTTTCAAATTATCACTGAAAACACTTTTGAAATAATCATCACCAATAAAAAACAATAATGCAAAAAGTAATATTGCACTAATCACAGAAATTCCAATAAGTTTGTTTAGATGTTTGTTTCCTTCGTCCTTTAATTTAATGGCTCTTTTGTTCCAATAATTAGCTGGGGCTTCTAACCGTAATTTCTCACGATATAGATTTTCATTTTCCGAAACACTTTTTTTAGTTATATCAAAAAAGCTTGTGAATTCTTTTTGTGTGGTTGTAAGCCAATCATCAAATGTTATATTTTTTTCTTTTTTTAGTTCATCAACTGAATTGAAATGGTCTGTTAAATTTTCTTTAGCACCTGTAATATATTGGTTTAAATGTTGTTCAGCTTCAACAATATATTCATTATATTTTGTTCTTATTTGACCTAAACTAATTTTTTCATTGTTTCTTCTATGAGAGATTTCAGAATCAGCTTGATTTTTAAATTCATAGGCAAGTAGAACTCCTGTCAGATAATCTCTACTTGTATTTGTGCTTATTGGTTGTCCAGTTAAATAGTCAATTGTTCCTTGAGTAGAACCAATATTCTTGTTATTTATTTCAATGATAAAATCAGTTTCAGGACTATCATATGTAAAGATAAATCTTCTATTAAACCTTTCTGCTGATAAAATGTTGTTGAGTTCACTCCAAAAGGTATCAAATAAATGTTGATTCTCATTAGAAAAATCTACTATTTCTAATAACTTTGAGCGAATGCTTTCAAAATAATTTTTTGAAGAAATTAAATATTCTGGTAATTTACCAATATTGTTCCAGCCTTTGACTTGGTCATGTACAAATGCATAGATTGACTCTATTCCTTTTAATTTAATTGTTGAATCCAAATAAGGGAAATTGATAACTATTTCCAAATTGTTAAGTTTATCCTTAATTGGACTGTCAATTATTAGTTTTCTAAAATCTTTTAGTTCCATATCAATTTTTTTAATTATCTAAGACAATTAATTTCTTATATCGGAATTTTAACTGTTTTTTCAAACCTAATCATTATAAATTACTTACACAATCACTAAAATTGGTGATATTTAGCGTTTTATTTTTTAGTGTCTAAAAAAAAAAATTTTGCAAAAAAGACACACAATCTGTGTCCTTTTTTTATTTTTTCTAAAAAAGGCACAAAAGTTGTGTCTAAATAATAAAACATATAAAAAGGACACGTCATGAAAAAGCGGACTGAGGTAAAAAACATGTTGGGATTAACACAAAATGAAATGGCTATGGCTTTAGGAATTACGAGAAGTCAATGGACTATGTGCAAATCAGGACAACGTGATTTACCACTTGATGCTTTACAACAATTTTCAGTTTTATTGCAAGGTGTTCAAAAAGAGAAAACTTCTAAAACTGTGCAACATTTCATAAAAGAAGAACAACACAAAACCAACGAAAAACTAAAAGAAGCGTACGAAAACACACAAATTAAACTGTCTCGTGTACAAAAGGAAATCAACACTATCGAGAAGCAACGAACAGAGAGTTTTGCCGCACTTAAAACTGCTGAATTTTTAGAAAATCATGATGACAAATTTGGTTTAGCATCTAGTATTAGAGCTAGAGCTATAAAATCGTTACACAAATACAGTTTATATAAACTGGAAAAATTACAACTTCAAAAAGAGAATTTTGAACTGCTTAAAAACAAACTGATAAAAAGAATACATCAAGCTGATAACGAAAAATAAACTATTTTTCAATATACTTTTCTATTATATAATCAGTAATGTGATGTAGTGGTTTACCAGTTACAGGATGATATCCGGAAAAATTAAAAAATTCTAAATCACCATTACTGCCTTTACAGTACCATATTACTGCTTTCCCGTTTTTGAAATACGTTGTAGTGTCTGTTGGAGTTATTTTTCTTCGTTTGAGTAGGCTTTCATCATAAAGGATATTCAAATTCACGCTACCATTTTCTTTCGTTTCACAATCTACCTCAATATATCGATCATTTTTCCATTCTAGGCAGTCTTTGTGACGTAAATAATTGTAAAAAAGAGAAATTGTAAAAAAACTAATTAATAATAGGCCTAAAATTAGTATTGTTTTTTTTATTGATTGCTTTGAATTAGCTACATATTCATGTTTTGAAACATTACTAAAAGATAGATTCTGCAATCTACTATCTTGATTGTTTTGTAGTGATTCTTTGGGTTTCTCAATGACAGATTCTGTTTTAGGTTCAATTTTGCAATCACTGTAATCTTTATCGATTCCAATTTTTGAAAATATATGATGAGGTCTTTGTTCAAAAGATATCAAAATGGCCGCCAATTCTACTCTTACTTTTTTATCAGGATTTTTGGTTTTCCCTGTTAAAAAAGATATTATTGGTTTGAACTTATCTGTATTGGAATTATTTACAGACTTTTTTAATGATTCATTTTCCTTTGTTTCAAAAAACAACCTCATTATTTCTTCATCTGCTTTCGATACACCTTTATCAATAAGCTGAATATAATAATCTCTAACAGCTGCTGGGGATAAGTCTGAAAAAAAGCCAGTGACATCATTTTTTTTAATGATTTCGAACTCTCTCCATATAGCATTTTTATAATCTTCAAAAGTAGTTTTACTCATAAGCACTTCAAAATTTATCGGAAAAATTAGAATAATCGGAAAACTGTCTTTGTAATCTCCGAAATATCGGAAATACAGGAGCAGTCTGTCAATAGAGCGGCAAATGTGGGGCATCTTTGCTTCAGAATTAGTTCTTGCTCTATTTCGCGATATGAACAAATGTACAAAACTAGTTTAAACCAAAGTACGGTTTTCCGCATTGGAATCTGAAAAGGGAAGTATAGATAACCCTTTGTGTGAGAACCTACTTTTTTCTTCCCAAAAAAATAACAGAGTACTCTAAAAGCAATTTTAGGGATGGTTTAAAAGATTCGAAAATGATTTTCGAACGGCCAGACCTATGTAATTTTTAATTGAAGAAAAATGAAAAATTTTATATATGTTGCTGTTTGTACAGCTCTAGGTTTTAGTGCGGTATCTTGTGATACTGACAGTGTTGAAGGTATCGCTAATGGTTATGCAAATAAAAATAGTAAAGATGAAGTGTCTAATGTTACTCTTAAAGAAACAGATACAATACCTACGGATACACTTACTATAAATTTACTTACTGGACCAGGTCCTGGGGATGATGTTGTGCCTATCAAACCTCCAAAGCCTTAATTAATTTGTGAGTTTTAAAATAAGAATTAGTAAATTCGGGGAAAGAATCAATATGAATCGTTCCCCGTTTTTATTTTGTATATTTTTTTGTTTTTTATGCTTGGCTTGTAATCAGATTGATAATCAAGAGGTCAAAAAAAGTGCCGTTGATAAGGAACGCAATAAAAAAGCAATAGCCTATCAAGACAAAGCAGATACGTATTATACAAAAGCAAAATACGATAGCGCTTTTTATTACTACTCCCAAGCTAAGGTATCCTTTGACTCTATACATAACAAGGAAAACATTGCCTATTGTTTGCTTCAAATGGCAAGAGCCCAGCAAACCATGGGTGATTATTTTGGCAGTGAGGATAACTTAATAGACGCTTTGCCTTATATAAAAGGGAATAATGAATATCTTCCTGCTGCTAACAATTTACTAGGAATTTCTGCTAAGGAATTAAAAAATTATGATGAGGCACTCCTTTATTACAGTGAGGCATATCGATTAGCAAGTGATAGTTTGACCAAAGCCGTTGTGCTCAATAATATGGCTAATGTTTATACAATACAAGGGAATTATAAAAAATCGGTTAGCCTTTTGACAAAAGCTTTGAAATGGAAGTTTCTGGATACCTTACCAAAAAGGAGAGCGATTTATATGAATAACCTTGGCTATGCTTATACTAAACTTCAGGAAAAGGGGAAAGGACTAAAATTAATGCAAGATGCTCTCGCAATGAGTGATAAGGAAAATGATTCCTATGGTCGTATTGAAAGTTATCTGTATTTGTCAGAATACTATTTACCCTATAATTTACAGAAATCGAGAAGCTTTGCACAACAAGCCTATAAAGAGTCGACTAAACACAATAGTGTTGATGAACGACTGGAAGCTTTATTGTTATTAATAAAGACATCAGGGAATAATAGCGCTCTTGCCTTAAAGTATGCGGTGTTAAATGATAGTATTACCCAAGTACGAAATAGCACTAAAAGCCAATTTGCAAAAATGCATTATGATGCTCGATTGGTGAATGAAGAAAACCTAAAGCTTAAAAATGAAAAAACAGCAAATGATTTACAACTTCAAAAAAACAAAAATGAAATTAATTTCTGGAGTTTCAGTGCAATAGTATTAGTGATTATTGTCGTTTTTCTTTTCTATTACTTTAAAAACAAAAGAAAGGAAGATCGATTAAAAGCCTCATACCAAACAGAGACAAGAATTGCCAAAAAAGTACACGACGAGTTGGCTAATGATGTTTTTCATACCATGTCTTTTGTGGAAACCAAAAAAATTGAAGAACCTGAAAATAAAGAAACCTTAATTAATTTATTG contains:
- a CDS encoding DUF6161 domain-containing protein, giving the protein MELKDFRKLIIDSPIKDKLNNLEIVINFPYLDSTIKLKGIESIYAFVHDQVKGWNNIGKLPEYLISSKNYFESIRSKLLEIVDFSNENQHLFDTFWSELNNILSAERFNRRFIFTYDSPETDFIIEINNKNIGSTQGTIDYLTGQPISTNTSRDYLTGVLLAYEFKNQADSEISHRRNNEKISLGQIRTKYNEYIVEAEQHLNQYITGAKENLTDHFNSVDELKKEKNITFDDWLTTTQKEFTSFFDITKKSVSENENLYREKLRLEAPANYWNKRAIKLKDEGNKHLNKLIGISVISAILLFALLFFIGDDYFKSVFSDNLKGIKWSIILITIVSLLAFCIRILARLTFSSYHLSRDAEEREQLTHFYLALKHDTSVSDNDRQLILQSLFSRSDTGLLKEDSAPTMPSGIMEKYISK
- a CDS encoding tetratricopeptide repeat-containing sensor histidine kinase, whose product is MSFKIRISKFGERINMNRSPFLFCIFFCFLCLACNQIDNQEVKKSAVDKERNKKAIAYQDKADTYYTKAKYDSAFYYYSQAKVSFDSIHNKENIAYCLLQMARAQQTMGDYFGSEDNLIDALPYIKGNNEYLPAANNLLGISAKELKNYDEALLYYSEAYRLASDSLTKAVVLNNMANVYTIQGNYKKSVSLLTKALKWKFLDTLPKRRAIYMNNLGYAYTKLQEKGKGLKLMQDALAMSDKENDSYGRIESYLYLSEYYLPYNLQKSRSFAQQAYKESTKHNSVDERLEALLLLIKTSGNNSALALKYAVLNDSITQVRNSTKSQFAKMHYDARLVNEENLKLKNEKTANDLQLQKNKNEINFWSFSAIVLVIIVVFLFYYFKNKRKEDRLKASYQTETRIAKKVHDELANDVFHTMSFVETKKIEEPENKETLINLLDNLYQRSRNISKENESIETGESFIENLIEMINGYKSVEQNVIIKKDENINWGNVSEIKKITLFRVLQELLVNMKKHSQASIVIVSFTNNKNDITIDYSDNGKGMEMQQVKKGGIANAENRIQNINGKITFDAASNGLKVKISIPK